Below is a genomic region from Streptomyces sp. RPA4-2.
AAACCGACACCCCGTACCGTCGCGATGTACCGGGGGTTCGCCGCATCGTCACCGAGCTTCTTGCGCAGCCAGGAGATGTGCATGTCGAGGGTCTTGGTGGACGACCACCACGTGGTGTCCCAGACCTCGCGCATGAGCTGGTCCCGGGTGACGACCCGCCCCGCGTCCCGGACCAGCACCCTCAGCAGGTCGAACTCCTTGGCCGTGAGCTGGAGTTCCTCGTCACCCATCCAGGCCCGGTGCGACTCGACGTCGATCCGCACCCCGTGCGTGGCGGGCGGCTGCTGCGGCTCGGCGGCGCCACGCCGGAGGAGCGCCCGGACGCGGGCGAGCAGTTCGGCGAGACGGAACGGCTTGGTCACGTAGTCGTCGGCGCCCGCGTCGAGGCCGACGACGGTGTCCACCTCGTCGGCGCGCGCGGTCAGGATGAGGATGGGGACGGTGTGGCCTTCGGCACGGAGTCGGCGGGCCACTTCCAGGCCGTCCATTCCGGGCAGCCCCAGGTCCAGGACGACCAGGTCGACGCCGCCCTGCATCCCGGCGTCGAGCGCGGTGGGTCCGTCCTCGCGCACTTCGACCTCGTAACCCTCCCG
It encodes:
- a CDS encoding response regulator transcription factor; the encoded protein is MTRVLLAEDDASISEPLARALRREGYEVEVREDGPTALDAGMQGGVDLVVLDLGLPGMDGLEVARRLRAEGHTVPILILTARADEVDTVVGLDAGADDYVTKPFRLAELLARVRALLRRGAAEPQQPPATHGVRIDVESHRAWMGDEELQLTAKEFDLLRVLVRDAGRVVTRDQLMREVWDTTWWSSTKTLDMHISWLRKKLGDDAANPRYIATVRGVGFRFEKS